From the Senegalimassilia faecalis genome, one window contains:
- the abc-f gene encoding ribosomal protection-like ABC-F family protein, with amino-acid sequence MELIVKAKDIFLEYAGRDILDIEELEIYSYDRIGLVGDNGAGKTSLLKILSGNLTIADADVRRFGSIALIGQLDELDLDAAQDSGEMLSRLNVAGVAQETMSGGEETRAKIASALSQHASAIFADEPTSHLDQDGISLLVGQLKAFDGALLIVSHDRYFLDQVVDKIWELKDGGISEFWGDYTDYLRQKEEERKVQAARYEEAMRERERLEAAIEKQRKKARQVDAKQKGAKKSNEYAGRLGHQKATGTKQKRMYQAAKDMEKRLEALEGIEAPDSIRTVRFRQSKALELHSKFPISADDFSLSFGNCMLYDHAKFEIPLGAKVAITGGNGTGKTSLLKAIARRADGINISPKAEIGYFEQTGYKFDARQSAISFMQDGCEYSMTEIRSVLASMGIGPRDLAKDVGVLSGGEVIKLLLAKMLLGRYNILLMDEPGNYLDIKSAEALEQMMSAYAGTIVFVSHDKRLVENVADIIYEIKDTKLVKIFQRE; translated from the coding sequence ATGGAACTCATAGTCAAAGCTAAAGACATCTTTTTGGAATATGCCGGCCGCGATATCCTGGATATCGAAGAGTTGGAAATCTACTCCTACGATCGCATCGGCTTGGTGGGAGACAATGGCGCAGGCAAAACCAGCCTGCTTAAAATTCTGAGCGGCAATCTTACCATTGCGGACGCCGACGTCAGGCGCTTCGGCAGCATTGCCCTCATCGGCCAACTCGATGAACTCGACCTTGATGCGGCTCAGGACAGTGGTGAGATGCTCTCCCGTCTCAACGTCGCCGGAGTGGCGCAAGAGACGATGAGCGGCGGAGAGGAAACACGCGCCAAGATTGCCTCTGCGCTCTCCCAGCATGCAAGCGCGATCTTTGCTGATGAGCCTACGAGCCACCTCGACCAAGACGGCATCAGCCTTCTCGTCGGACAACTCAAGGCATTTGATGGAGCCCTTCTCATTGTGAGCCATGACCGTTATTTTCTCGATCAGGTAGTGGACAAGATCTGGGAGCTCAAAGACGGCGGTATTTCCGAATTCTGGGGTGACTACACCGACTATCTGCGACAGAAAGAAGAAGAGCGCAAAGTTCAGGCGGCTCGATACGAAGAGGCGATGCGCGAGCGCGAGCGCCTTGAAGCCGCCATCGAAAAACAACGGAAAAAAGCACGGCAGGTCGACGCCAAGCAGAAGGGCGCAAAGAAAAGCAACGAGTATGCAGGTCGATTGGGGCATCAGAAAGCAACCGGCACCAAACAGAAGAGGATGTACCAGGCGGCTAAGGACATGGAGAAGCGCCTCGAAGCGCTCGAAGGGATTGAGGCCCCCGACAGCATTCGCACCGTGCGGTTCCGCCAAAGCAAGGCCCTGGAACTGCATAGTAAATTTCCCATCTCGGCAGACGATTTCAGCTTGAGCTTCGGCAACTGCATGCTCTATGACCACGCGAAATTCGAGATACCGCTCGGTGCCAAAGTGGCCATCACCGGTGGCAACGGTACAGGAAAGACCAGCTTGCTGAAGGCAATCGCTCGACGCGCCGACGGTATCAACATCTCTCCCAAGGCAGAGATCGGTTACTTCGAGCAAACAGGCTACAAGTTCGACGCCCGTCAGTCTGCGATCTCGTTCATGCAGGATGGTTGCGAGTACAGCATGACCGAAATCCGAAGCGTCCTCGCCTCTATGGGAATCGGACCGCGTGACCTGGCAAAGGACGTTGGCGTTCTCTCGGGAGGCGAAGTCATCAAGCTGCTGCTCGCGAAGATGCTGCTGGGCAGATACAACATCTTGCTCATGGACGAGCCTGGAAATTACCTGGACATCAAGAGCGCCGAAGCCCTCGAGCAGATGATGAGCGCCTATGCCGGAACGATAGTGTTCGTCTCCCACGATAAGAGGCTGGTCGAGAACGTCGCAGACATTATTTACGAAATAAAGGACACCAAGCTAGTCAAAATCTTTCAGCGCGAATAA
- a CDS encoding MFS transporter — MIFETSRGRSALLCHSWQFKLCFVWGGELVSTLTSSILQMGLIWHLALTTGSSSLLSLASLTGFLPIALFGILAGALVDRLPLKRVLIGTDLFIAAVGAALTIASLAGSLPAWLILIALFLRAVGTSFYTPASQSLTPHLAPPEHLVRLSGVTQAIQSGGYILGAALAAVIYPVAGITAMIVLDVLGALFASLAVLAAQIDAGGLDEADRSLPFSNKVRELFSEISDGYKLTRGYRGLLALLWCGFVFAFAFSPLAALFPIMTLGHFGGSTGDAALAEILFSAGMLAGSGILAVTGGFRNRSFTMVAAIAGFGIAAIVSGSLGPSLFAAFLPVSFLMGACSPLYAGTQTALMQEQIPPEYLGRVFGLYGTIMAWAMPMGLAAPSVFADLLGAPLWFVGSGATMVLLAMAMLLAPSVRNVGKRDTGRIQ; from the coding sequence ATGATATTTGAAACCTCTCGGGGCAGGTCTGCTCTGCTGTGCCATTCATGGCAATTCAAGCTTTGTTTCGTATGGGGCGGGGAGCTCGTTTCGACATTGACGAGTTCGATTCTCCAAATGGGTCTTATTTGGCATCTCGCCCTCACGACAGGGTCGTCTTCTCTCCTCTCCTTAGCATCGCTGACAGGCTTTCTGCCGATTGCTTTGTTCGGAATCCTTGCGGGCGCCCTTGTCGACAGACTGCCTTTGAAACGTGTCCTCATCGGCACCGACCTCTTCATTGCCGCGGTGGGCGCCGCCTTGACGATTGCCTCGTTGGCCGGCAGCTTACCTGCATGGCTAATTCTCATCGCCCTGTTTCTCCGTGCAGTTGGCACTTCGTTCTACACGCCAGCCTCCCAATCTCTCACGCCCCATCTCGCCCCGCCAGAGCATCTCGTTCGCCTATCGGGGGTGACTCAGGCGATTCAGTCCGGCGGATACATTCTTGGCGCCGCGCTTGCAGCAGTGATTTATCCCGTGGCGGGCATTACCGCTATGATTGTCCTCGACGTGCTGGGAGCGCTTTTCGCTTCTTTAGCCGTCCTCGCCGCACAGATAGACGCAGGGGGACTCGACGAAGCCGACCGCAGCTTGCCCTTTTCCAATAAGGTTCGAGAGCTCTTCTCTGAGATTTCGGACGGCTACAAGCTGACTAGGGGGTACAGGGGGCTGCTCGCCCTTCTTTGGTGCGGGTTCGTCTTCGCTTTCGCGTTCTCTCCGCTCGCGGCATTGTTCCCAATAATGACCTTGGGGCATTTTGGCGGTAGCACGGGGGATGCCGCTTTGGCGGAAATCCTTTTTTCTGCAGGCATGCTGGCTGGGTCCGGCATCTTGGCGGTTACGGGAGGGTTCCGCAATAGGTCGTTCACCATGGTCGCCGCGATTGCCGGCTTCGGCATTGCCGCAATCGTATCCGGATCGCTCGGCCCGTCATTGTTCGCTGCTTTCCTGCCGGTGAGCTTTCTTATGGGCGCATGCTCCCCGTTGTACGCGGGAACCCAGACTGCCCTTATGCAGGAGCAGATACCTCCTGAGTACCTAGGCCGCGTTTTCGGCCTCTACGGAACCATCATGGCGTGGGCCATGCCCATGGGCCTCGCGGCCCCCTCCGTTTTTGCGGATCTGCTTGGAGCTCCGTTATGGTTTGTCGGCTCTGGAGCGACCATGGTACTGCTTGCGATGGCTATGCTGCTTGCTCCGAGCGTCCGAAACGTGGGGAAAAGAGATACCGGGCGGATTCAATAG